In Pseudoduganella albidiflava, a single window of DNA contains:
- a CDS encoding arylesterase: MLLLWGSPASAYSAPKTLLVVGDSLSAEYGLARGTGWVALLERKLQAQKLDIRIVNASVSGETTSGGRTRLPALLKKHRPDYVVLELGANDGLRGLPVPSADSNLRAMVKQARDAGARVLLVGIRIPPNYGRDYSEKFFAMYQAISRDEKVGLAPFMLDGVAEKMDLFQADRIHPLASAHPIILNNIWPHLQPILRTK; the protein is encoded by the coding sequence ATGCTGCTGCTGTGGGGCAGCCCGGCGAGCGCCTATTCTGCCCCAAAAACGCTGCTCGTGGTGGGCGACAGCCTGTCGGCCGAGTACGGCCTGGCGCGCGGCACCGGCTGGGTGGCGCTGCTCGAGCGCAAGCTGCAGGCGCAGAAGCTCGATATCCGCATCGTCAACGCCAGTGTCAGCGGCGAGACCACCAGCGGCGGCCGCACCCGGCTGCCGGCGCTCCTGAAGAAGCACCGGCCCGACTACGTGGTGCTCGAACTGGGTGCCAACGACGGCTTGCGCGGCTTGCCGGTGCCGTCCGCCGACAGCAACCTGCGGGCCATGGTGAAGCAGGCACGTGACGCCGGCGCACGCGTGCTGCTGGTGGGCATCCGCATCCCGCCGAACTATGGCCGCGATTATTCGGAGAAATTCTTCGCCATGTACCAGGCCATCAGCCGCGATGAGAAGGTGGGCCTGGCGCCCTTCATGCTCGACGGCGTGGCCGAGAAGATGGACCTGTTCCAGGCCGACCGCATTCACCCGCTGGCCAGCGCCCATCCGATCATCCTGAACAACATCTGGCCGCACCTGCAGCCCATCCTAAGGACGAAATGA
- a CDS encoding HU family DNA-binding protein: MNKTELIDHIATSADISKAAAARALDAMIDGVTTTLAKNDSVTLVGFGTFMVSERAARTGRNPRTKEEITIDAAKVPKFKAGKALKDAVN; this comes from the coding sequence GTGAACAAGACTGAACTGATCGACCATATCGCCACTTCCGCTGATATCTCCAAGGCGGCCGCGGCGCGCGCCCTGGACGCAATGATCGATGGCGTAACCACTACTCTGGCCAAGAACGACAGCGTGACCCTGGTCGGCTTCGGCACCTTCATGGTGAGCGAGCGCGCTGCCCGCACCGGCCGCAACCCGCGCACGAAGGAAGAGATCACGATCGACGCAGCGAAAGTACCGAAATTTAAGGCTGGTAAAGCGCTGAAAGATGCAGTAAACTAA
- a CDS encoding ABC transporter ATP-binding protein has translation MPDSPASDANGAHATHASAGAAAIAVTGLTKRVADASGELTILHRVDFTVQKGQTLAIVGASGSGKSTLLGLLAGLDTPSGGKVLIDGTDIFALDEDGRAALRKAKLGFVFQSFQLLPHLTAVENVMLPLELAGDGDARPKAEAMLGRVGLSSRLRHYPKYLSGGEQQRVALARAFVTQPPLLLADEPTGSLDAATGEAVIALMFELNREHGSTLVLVTHDPAMAARCGRTITIAAGRLV, from the coding sequence ATTCCAGACTCGCCTGCCTCGGATGCAAACGGGGCGCATGCCACGCATGCTTCCGCCGGCGCCGCCGCGATCGCGGTAACGGGCCTGACCAAGCGCGTGGCCGATGCAAGCGGCGAGCTGACCATTTTGCACAGAGTGGATTTTACCGTGCAAAAGGGACAGACGCTGGCAATCGTGGGCGCATCCGGATCGGGCAAGTCCACGCTCCTCGGCTTGCTGGCCGGTCTCGATACGCCGAGCGGCGGCAAGGTGCTGATCGACGGCACCGATATCTTCGCGCTCGACGAGGATGGCCGCGCCGCGCTGCGTAAGGCCAAGCTGGGGTTCGTGTTCCAGTCGTTCCAGCTGTTGCCGCACCTGACGGCGGTGGAAAACGTGATGCTGCCGCTGGAACTTGCCGGCGATGGCGATGCGCGGCCCAAGGCCGAGGCGATGCTGGGGCGCGTGGGGCTGTCCAGCCGGCTCAGGCACTATCCGAAGTACCTGTCCGGCGGCGAGCAGCAGCGCGTGGCGCTGGCGCGCGCCTTCGTCACGCAGCCGCCGCTGCTGCTGGCCGACGAGCCCACCGGCAGCCTCGATGCGGCCACCGGCGAAGCCGTGATCGCGCTGATGTTCGAACTCAATCGCGAGCACGGTTCCACGCTGGTGCTGGTCACGCACGACCCGGCCATGGCGGCCCGCTGCGGGCGCACGATCACGATCGCCGCCGGGCGACTGGTGTAA
- the mnmH gene encoding tRNA 2-selenouridine(34) synthase MnmH: MKYPEILPIGDVLARLDQFDTIIDARTPAEFALDHLPNAINCPVLDDEQRIVVGTLYKQAGPFEAKKVGAPMVAANIAHHIDTLWHDKPREWTPLVYCWRGGNRSGSMAHILAKIGWPVVQLEGGYKAFRNRVNAELEQAPELDFRVICGTTGSGKTRLLDTLEAVGAQVLDLEQLAVHRGSVLGNMPCQPQPTQKAFETSIWDRLRRFDPALPVFVESESKKVGALRVPAALMERMRASPCIALEVAREHRVQLLIEDYQHFACNAPALNTQLSYLTDLHGKERITKWQQMALDGRMPELVDELLVDHYDPAYTRSIHRNFTQFERARAIALPDVSPASFLAAARALHEG, translated from the coding sequence ATGAAGTATCCCGAAATCCTCCCCATCGGCGACGTGCTGGCGCGGCTCGACCAGTTCGACACGATCATCGACGCGCGCACGCCGGCCGAATTCGCGCTCGACCACCTGCCGAACGCGATCAACTGCCCGGTGCTCGACGACGAGCAGCGCATCGTGGTGGGCACGCTGTACAAGCAGGCCGGCCCGTTCGAGGCCAAGAAGGTGGGCGCACCGATGGTGGCGGCCAATATCGCCCATCACATCGACACGCTGTGGCACGACAAGCCGCGCGAGTGGACCCCGCTGGTCTACTGCTGGCGCGGCGGCAACCGCAGCGGTTCGATGGCGCACATCCTGGCGAAGATCGGCTGGCCCGTGGTGCAGCTCGAGGGCGGCTACAAGGCGTTCCGCAACCGCGTGAACGCGGAGCTGGAACAGGCGCCGGAACTGGACTTCCGCGTGATCTGCGGCACCACCGGCAGCGGCAAGACGCGGCTGCTGGACACGCTGGAGGCGGTCGGCGCCCAGGTCCTGGACCTGGAGCAGCTGGCCGTTCACCGCGGTTCTGTACTGGGCAACATGCCCTGCCAGCCGCAACCCACGCAAAAGGCGTTCGAGACGTCGATCTGGGACCGGCTGCGCCGCTTCGACCCCGCCCTGCCCGTGTTCGTGGAATCGGAAAGCAAGAAGGTGGGCGCGCTGCGCGTGCCCGCCGCCCTGATGGAACGGATGCGCGCTTCGCCGTGCATCGCGCTGGAAGTGGCGCGCGAGCACCGCGTGCAGCTGCTGATCGAGGATTACCAGCACTTCGCCTGCAACGCGCCGGCGCTGAACACGCAGCTGTCCTACCTGACCGACCTGCACGGCAAGGAACGGATCACCAAGTGGCAGCAGATGGCCCTCGACGGGCGCATGCCGGAACTGGTCGACGAACTGCTGGTCGATCACTACGACCCGGCCTACACGCGCTCGATCCACCGCAATTTCACCCAATTCGAGCGCGCCCGCGCGATCGCGCTGCCGGACGTTTCGCCGGCGTCGTTCCTGGCCGCGGCACGCGCGCTGCACGAAGGCTGA
- a CDS encoding SurA N-terminal domain-containing protein, translating into MQILLAIVIVPSFVFVGVQGYDSMGDSATTLAKVDGKPVTQQEFDNALRRQLDQYRQRFGEQFNQKMFDTPEFRQSVLDNLIAQRAVSSEVARGHLTVSNAALQKAILDSIQDIPGMITPEGKVDIERYRAMLANNSGLTPEGFEQTMRHDMAVQQLVSGIQATAFAPRTVTKLVTDLTEQERDVQELAMPLQQFVANVKVTDEMVKAYYDKNAKLYALPEQARIEYVVLDAKAIEGQVSVSDDEVAAFYKANQARYTAPEERRASHILVAVNKDAKAADKAAAKATAEAILADLKKAPGSFAQVAKAKSEDPGSAEQGGDLGVIEKGSLVPSVEQSIFALKQGEISNVVESEFGYHVITVTSLKPAVVKPMDEVKTEIAADLRKQKAGKKYSEVVETFTNTVYEQADSLKPVADKLGLKIESAENVTRTPAAGAAPAPYNNAKFLTALFADDAVKNKRNTEAVEVAPSTLVSGRIVEFKPASQKPLADVAAEIRQRVTAEEAMKAARAAGEAKLAALKKADDATGFSPVQAVSRAKAEGMPPAVARAVLKADTSKLPAYVGVELPGMGYGIYRISKVHQPAAADEARLASAREQIGNIVAQQDMLNYVEVLKEKAKVKILRPVTETKADGAQ; encoded by the coding sequence ATGCAGATTTTGCTGGCGATCGTGATCGTTCCATCGTTCGTATTCGTCGGCGTGCAGGGCTACGACAGCATGGGCGACAGCGCGACCACGCTCGCCAAGGTCGACGGCAAGCCGGTGACCCAGCAGGAGTTCGATAACGCGCTGCGCCGCCAGCTGGACCAGTACCGCCAGCGCTTCGGCGAGCAGTTCAACCAGAAGATGTTCGATACTCCGGAATTCCGCCAGAGCGTGCTGGACAACCTGATCGCGCAGCGCGCGGTCTCGTCCGAAGTCGCGCGCGGCCACCTGACGGTCAGCAACGCGGCGCTGCAGAAGGCGATCCTCGACAGCATCCAGGATATCCCCGGCATGATCACGCCAGAAGGCAAGGTCGACATCGAGCGCTACCGCGCGATGCTGGCCAATAACAGCGGCCTGACGCCGGAAGGCTTCGAGCAGACGATGCGCCACGACATGGCCGTGCAGCAGCTGGTCAGCGGCATCCAGGCCACCGCCTTCGCGCCGCGCACCGTCACCAAGCTGGTCACCGACCTGACCGAACAGGAACGCGACGTGCAGGAACTGGCGATGCCGCTGCAGCAGTTCGTGGCCAACGTGAAAGTCACCGACGAGATGGTCAAGGCGTACTACGACAAGAACGCCAAGCTGTACGCGCTGCCCGAGCAGGCCCGCATCGAATACGTGGTGCTCGATGCGAAAGCCATCGAAGGCCAGGTCAGCGTGAGCGACGACGAAGTGGCCGCGTTCTACAAGGCCAACCAGGCCCGCTACACGGCGCCCGAAGAGCGCCGCGCCAGCCATATCCTGGTGGCCGTCAACAAGGATGCCAAGGCGGCCGACAAGGCCGCGGCCAAGGCCACGGCCGAAGCCATCCTGGCGGACCTGAAGAAGGCCCCGGGCAGCTTCGCGCAAGTGGCCAAGGCCAAATCGGAAGATCCGGGTTCGGCCGAGCAGGGCGGCGACCTGGGCGTGATCGAGAAGGGCTCGCTGGTGCCTTCCGTGGAACAGTCGATCTTCGCGCTGAAGCAGGGCGAGATCAGCAACGTCGTCGAATCCGAGTTCGGTTACCACGTGATCACCGTGACGTCGCTGAAGCCCGCCGTGGTCAAGCCGATGGACGAGGTGAAGACCGAGATCGCCGCCGACCTGCGCAAGCAGAAGGCCGGCAAGAAGTACTCGGAAGTGGTGGAGACCTTCACCAATACGGTGTATGAGCAGGCCGACAGCCTGAAGCCCGTGGCGGACAAGCTGGGCCTGAAGATCGAGAGCGCCGAGAATGTCACGCGCACCCCGGCGGCGGGCGCCGCGCCGGCACCGTACAACAACGCCAAGTTCCTGACCGCGCTGTTCGCCGACGACGCCGTGAAGAACAAGCGCAATACCGAAGCGGTGGAAGTGGCGCCGAGCACGCTGGTGTCGGGCCGCATCGTCGAGTTCAAGCCGGCGTCGCAAAAGCCGCTGGCCGACGTGGCCGCCGAGATCCGCCAGCGCGTCACGGCCGAGGAAGCGATGAAGGCCGCCCGGGCCGCCGGCGAAGCCAAGCTGGCCGCGCTGAAGAAAGCCGACGACGCGACCGGCTTCAGCCCGGTGCAGGCCGTGTCGCGGGCCAAGGCCGAAGGCATGCCGCCGGCTGTCGCCCGCGCCGTGCTGAAAGCCGATACCTCGAAGCTGCCGGCCTATGTGGGCGTGGAATTGCCGGGCATGGGCTATGGCATCTACCGCATCAGCAAGGTGCACCAGCCGGCCGCCGCCGATGAAGCGCGCCTGGCCTCGGCCCGCGAACAGATCGGCAACATCGTCGCCCAGCAGGACATGCTGAACTACGTCGAAGTGCTGAAGGAAAAGGCCAAGGTCAAGATCCTGCGTCCGGTGACCGAGACGAAGGCGGACGGCGCCCAGTAA